In one Rutidosis leptorrhynchoides isolate AG116_Rl617_1_P2 chromosome 8, CSIRO_AGI_Rlap_v1, whole genome shotgun sequence genomic region, the following are encoded:
- the LOC139864765 gene encoding uncharacterized protein yields MRLASWNTRGLGTKSRGRMAGSLVNRFQLQFLAIQETMVKVVSQPILNEIWRHFAFESIQAEANGRSGGMLSIWRVDFFSLIQHWIRKYWIATILRYIPNNQIVLIVNVYAPQQELKKKFVWSQLSSIARMWPGPLCFLGANQGKEVASDRGILCKQGANQGKEVASDRGILYKQGPQGKLSRIDRFLINSVWAQLWPDTILQTDLPDWFVELCENHWNNYNVQGWAAFIIGKKLRLLKADLKSWKSTLQTQDEFTIKQCELEIQRLKYCYKFRDLLDTEAADLAALKQRKKRFNIRLESKRRLHSRFHWLKLGDKNTRFFHLISRIKQQSSYIAASNSLSEVIDVDWDTLNLAQVTVSIRESLEAHFTASEVSNVIKGFDGNKAPGPDGFSLQFFKKGWHFLEDNIMDMFFQFHEYPSFPKGFNSSFIVLIPKSNSARNIEHLRPVSLINAPYKILAKTLANRLKVAIPSIISENQNGFVPSRLLMDGVMVVNEVVHLAKKKKSPILLLKIDFSKAYDCISHEFLITVLHKMGFGSKFISWVETCISKIHFSVLLNGSPSREGIMKRGLRQGDPLSSSLFIIVSEILSKLLSRDLSNGLLEGCKFGHDLVINHSQFADDTIIFAQPNFRELNRIKYIMGIFLPFIRVTNECHQDHFIWYPCL; encoded by the exons ATGAGGCTTGCCTCGTGGAATACTCGGGGCCTCGGTACCAAGTCAAGAGGTCGAATGGCCGGGTCTTTAGTCAATCGTTTTCAACTTCAATTCTTAGCCATTCAAGAAACAATGGTCAAAGTGGTTTCACAACCTATTCTCAACGAGATATGGAGACACTTCGCTTTTGAGTCAATTCAAGCGGAAGCAAATGGGAGGTCGGGAGGGATGTTATCAATATGGCGAGTTGACTTTTTCTCATTAATCCAACATTGGATTCGAAAATATTGGATAGCCACTATATTGAGGTACATCCCTAATAATCAAATTGTTCTTATAGTTAATGTATATGCGCCTCAACAAGAACTCAAAAAGAAATTTGTTTGGTCACAACTTTCTAGCATAGCAAGAATGTGGCCGGGTCCATTATGTTTCTTAG gtgctaatcaaggaaaagaggttgcAAGTGATCGAGGAATTTTGtgtaagcaag gtgctaatcaaggaaaagaggttgcAAGTGATCGAGGAATTTTGTataagcaag GTCCCCAAGGGAAACTGTCTCGAATTGACAGATTTCTTATCAACTCTGTATGGGCTCAACTTTGGCCCGATACGATTCTTCAAACAGATCTTCCCGACT GGTTTGTAGAGCTGTGCGAAAATCATTGGAACAATTATAACGTTCAGGGCTGGGCTGCGTTTATCATTGGGAAAAAGTTAAGGTTGCTTAAAGCCGATCTAAAAAGTTGGAAGTCCACCCTACAGACTCAAGATGAATTCACTATCAAACAATGTGAGCTAGAGATTCAAAGGTTAAAATATTGTTATAAGTTTCGTGACCTGCTTGATACAGAAGCTGCTGATTTGGCAGCCTTGAAACAACGCAAAAAACGGTTCAACATTAGGCTTGAATCAAAAAGAAGACTTCATTCTCGTTTTCATTGGCTAAAGCTTGGTGACAAGAATACTCGTTTCTTTCACCTCATCTCTCGGATCAAACAGCAATCGTCCTACATCGCAG CCTCCAATTCACTGTCCGAGGTCATTGATGTCGATTGGGATACACTGAATTTGGCTCAGGTTACTGTTAGTATTCGCGAGTCTCTCGAGGCTCATTTTACAGCCTCTGAAGTCTCTAATGTTATTAAAGGTTTTGATGGAAACAAAGCGCCCGGCCCCGATGGTTTTTCGTTGCAATTTTTTAAAAAGGGTTGGCATTTTTTAGAAGACAATATCATGGATATGTTTTTTCAATTTCATGAATATCCCTCTTTCCCTAAAGGTTTCAATTCTTCTTTCATAGTCTTAATTCCCAAATCGAATTCGGCTAGAAATATTGAACACCTTCGCCCTGTTAGTCTTATTAATGCTCCCTACAAGATATTGGCCAAAACTCTTGCAAATCGGCTAAAAGTTGCAATCCCGTCTATTATTAGTGAAAACCAAAACGGTTTTGTACCATCAAGACTTCTCATGGACGGGGTCATGGTTGTTAACGAAGTGGTACACTTAGCAAAGAAAAAGAAGTCTCCCATTCTTTTGCTAAAAATCGACTTTTCAAAAGCGTATGATTGCATATCACACGAATTTTTAATCACGGTTTTACACAAGATGGGATTCGGGTCCAAATTCATATCATGGGTTGAAACGTGCATCTCCAAAATTCACTTTTCGGTTCTTTTGAACGGTTCTCCGTCACGAGAAGGCATCATGAAACGGGGCTTAAGGCAAGGCGATCCTTTATCTTCCTCCCTCTTCATCATTGTATCCGAAATCTTGAGTAAGTTGCTTTCAAGGGATTTATCTAATGGTTTGTTGGAAGGGTGTAAATTCGGGCATGATTTAGTTATCAACCATTCTCAATTCGCGGACGATACTATCATTTTCGCTCAACCGAATTTTCGTGAACTCAATCGCATCAAATACATTATGGGGATTTTTTTACCATTTATCCGGGTTACAAATGAATGCCATCAAGACCACTTTATATGGTATCCATGTCTCTAA